One genomic window of Cyanobacteriota bacterium includes the following:
- a CDS encoding FliH/SctL family protein gives MNLSKRSSGIYKKGASQSQGNVVIGGIDQELIETRKNLLEEMTETAEAKAASNIKKLTILANQEAEALIKDAKQQATTIEEKAFEQGYQAGQKQAIQDCDEELKSILTETATILKTIEKERDEALADEEARIYKLITIIAQTILNKELEINEETCLNFISKAIKELEHKAQVNLITNPRIAKKLNQLKPELLKENPELEQLTISTDSKFGNGDLILESNKDRLDHRLASKLELMLEEMLKP, from the coding sequence ATGAACCTATCAAAAAGATCATCCGGCATATACAAGAAAGGCGCCTCGCAAAGCCAGGGCAACGTTGTAATTGGTGGAATTGATCAAGAGCTCATAGAAACACGCAAAAATCTACTTGAGGAAATGACCGAAACAGCAGAAGCTAAAGCAGCTAGCAATATCAAAAAACTCACAATTCTTGCAAATCAAGAAGCCGAGGCTCTTATTAAAGACGCCAAGCAACAAGCTACAACAATTGAAGAAAAAGCTTTTGAGCAGGGTTATCAAGCCGGACAAAAACAAGCTATCCAAGATTGTGATGAAGAACTCAAATCAATCCTCACAGAAACAGCTACGATATTAAAAACCATCGAAAAAGAACGAGATGAAGCGCTGGCTGATGAAGAGGCGAGGATCTATAAATTAATCACCATCATCGCTCAGACGATTCTCAACAAAGAATTGGAAATTAACGAAGAAACTTGCCTGAATTTTATCAGCAAAGCCATTAAAGAACTAGAACACAAGGCTCAAGTCAACCTAATCACAAATCCACGAATAGCCAAGAAACTCAACCAACTCAAGCCAGAATTATTAAAAGAAAATCCCGAGCTAGAACAACTGACTATCAGCACAGACAGTAAATTTGGCAATGGAGACCTAATTCTTGAATCGAACAAAGACAGATTAGATCACAGGCTAGCTAGCAAGCTTGAGTTAATGCTAGAAGAAATGTTGAAACCATGA
- a CDS encoding FliI/YscN family ATPase — protein MKLDFEKLEEKIKTADTTRRLGRVVKTIGLLIEADGLNVEVGELCYIKTSEGEIRAEVVGFNNGMAELMPLGEIHKIKMGAEVIPSKKQVSIKAGPELIGRVINAFGETIDDKPAPRLHDQLAQWGSKINPLKKERITERLNFGVKAIDGMLSCGKGQRMGIFAGSGVGKSTLMGMIAQNSSADLNVIALVGERAREVREFIEESLGPEGLKKSIVIVTTGNEPSLVRVKAALFAHSIAEYFRDIHGKDVMLMLDSITRVALAQREIGLATGEPPATRGYTPSVFALLPRMLERSGTGEKGSITALYTILVEGDDLNEPVSDLTRGVLDGHIVLTRELAYQNHFPAIDILQSVSRVMPSIIPPEQNAKANEIKALIASYRDAQDLINIGAYQKGSNPNIDRAIKAKPFIDNLLQQGITEYSELEEIVELMKLVVG, from the coding sequence ATGAAGTTAGACTTTGAAAAGCTCGAAGAAAAAATCAAAACTGCTGATACCACTCGCCGTCTTGGTAGAGTAGTTAAAACTATTGGTCTTTTAATTGAAGCTGATGGTCTTAACGTAGAGGTTGGAGAGCTTTGTTATATCAAAACCAGCGAAGGTGAAATCAGGGCAGAAGTTGTTGGATTTAATAATGGCATGGCAGAACTTATGCCCCTTGGAGAAATCCACAAAATCAAAATGGGCGCAGAAGTAATCCCCAGCAAAAAGCAAGTGTCAATCAAAGCCGGTCCTGAATTGATTGGTAGAGTCATTAACGCTTTTGGTGAAACTATCGATGATAAACCAGCCCCAAGACTTCACGACCAACTAGCTCAATGGGGCAGTAAAATCAACCCTCTTAAGAAAGAAAGAATCACTGAAAGACTCAATTTCGGAGTTAAAGCTATTGACGGCATGCTCAGTTGCGGCAAAGGACAAAGAATGGGAATTTTTGCTGGCTCAGGAGTTGGTAAAAGTACCTTGATGGGCATGATTGCTCAAAACTCAAGTGCTGACCTAAACGTCATAGCGCTTGTTGGTGAACGTGCCAGAGAAGTGAGAGAGTTTATTGAAGAGAGCCTTGGACCAGAAGGGCTCAAAAAATCAATTGTCATCGTTACCACAGGGAATGAACCAAGCTTAGTTAGAGTCAAAGCGGCTTTGTTTGCTCATTCTATTGCTGAATACTTTCGAGATATACATGGCAAAGATGTCATGTTAATGCTTGATAGTATTACTCGTGTCGCACTAGCCCAACGAGAAATTGGGCTAGCAACCGGCGAGCCACCTGCAACAAGAGGTTATACTCCAAGTGTTTTTGCTCTATTACCGCGCATGCTCGAAAGATCCGGTACAGGCGAGAAAGGTAGTATCACGGCACTCTACACAATCTTAGTAGAAGGCGATGACCTGAATGAGCCTGTTAGTGACTTAACCAGAGGAGTACTTGATGGTCACATCGTACTCACACGTGAGCTTGCTTACCAAAACCATTTCCCAGCAATTGATATATTGCAATCAGTGAGTAGAGTAATGCCAAGTATCATCCCTCCAGAACAAAACGCTAAAGCAAACGAAATCAAAGCACTTATTGCAAGCTACCGGGACGCCCAAGACCTTATTAATATTGGCGCCTACCAAAAAGGCTCAAACCCAAACATTGACAGGGCTATTAAAGCCAAACCTTTTATAGACAATCTCTTGCAGCAAGGGATTACGGAATATAGCGAGCTTGAAGAGATAGTAGAGCTTATGAAACTAGTTGTGGGTTAA
- the fliE gene encoding flagellar hook-basal body complex protein FliE, with amino-acid sequence MTIEPIKFSLQAIETPLLKASVSYSEAEPQTGKEGFAAALGNAIQNLKTTHADAAHAMQDYSSGRKDIDITQVMLTLEKSQVATDLAIQVRNKFVEGFNELIRIQI; translated from the coding sequence ATGACAATAGAACCTATTAAATTTAGTTTACAAGCAATCGAAACACCTCTTCTTAAAGCGAGTGTCTCATACTCTGAAGCCGAGCCACAAACTGGCAAAGAAGGTTTTGCGGCAGCACTTGGCAATGCCATACAGAACCTTAAAACAACTCATGCTGATGCAGCTCATGCGATGCAAGACTACAGCTCAGGTAGAAAAGATATTGATATAACACAAGTCATGTTAACGCTTGAAAAATCTCAAGTAGCAACAGACCTTGCAATTCAAGTTAGAAACAAATTTGTTGAAGGATTCAACGAATTAATTAGAATACAAATTTAG
- the ruvX gene encoding Holliday junction resolvase RuvX, whose translation MKSIIALDIGKKRTGIAKSDILGIAVNPYDTIETILLLDEVIKIEREFGIEKLIIGIPFNIEGGSKETEEFIKTKSKEIQGEFSKIEIIFINESFSSREAEARLKDRGVKISRYNKALIDQEAAAILLEQYFRENT comes from the coding sequence ATGAAATCAATAATAGCACTAGACATCGGCAAAAAACGTACAGGAATTGCCAAAAGCGACATACTGGGCATTGCCGTTAATCCTTACGACACTATTGAGACAATATTGCTCCTTGACGAAGTCATCAAGATTGAGAGAGAATTTGGTATAGAAAAACTCATTATCGGAATACCCTTTAATATCGAAGGTGGTAGCAAAGAGACAGAAGAATTTATCAAAACCAAAAGCAAAGAAATTCAAGGCGAGTTTTCTAAAATAGAAATAATCTTTATCAACGAAAGCTTTAGTTCAAGAGAGGCAGAAGCTAGGCTAAAAGACAGAGGAGTCAAAATAAGCCGATACAACAAAGCATTAATTGACCAAGAAGCTGCTGCGATCCTGCTAGAGCAATATTTCAGAGAAAATACTTAG
- the flgB gene encoding flagellar basal body rod protein FlgB, whose protein sequence is MENQPINRLGNPIESIGFALQGLEMRSKAIAGNIANVNTPGYKRKVVNFEDILQDKTFKDVEMRSTDSSHIITGTDSNKPIVISEEQSFNVDSNSIDIDKEMVELSKTGLRFKALSALAKKQFDQMKGIIRG, encoded by the coding sequence ATGGAAAATCAACCAATAAATAGACTAGGTAATCCTATAGAGAGTATTGGCTTTGCACTCCAGGGCCTTGAAATGCGCAGTAAAGCCATTGCGGGCAACATTGCAAATGTCAACACACCTGGTTATAAACGCAAGGTCGTCAACTTTGAAGATATTTTACAAGACAAAACCTTCAAGGATGTTGAAATGAGATCAACAGATAGTTCACACATCATTACTGGTACTGACTCAAATAAACCAATTGTAATTAGTGAAGAACAAAGTTTTAATGTTGATAGCAATAGTATTGATATCGACAAAGAAATGGTTGAATTAAGCAAAACGGGATTACGTTTCAAAGCACTTTCGGCTCTTGCAAAAAAACAGTTTGATCAAATGAAAGGAATTATAAGAGGCTAA
- the flgC gene encoding flagellar basal body rod protein FlgC yields the protein MDMDILNTAGSALISERLRMDVIASNLANANTTHDSKGANNPYQRKIVQFETIYDQKTGLSKGVNVASVTEDGSPLKRVYEPGHPDADEQGYVDYPNVSIEREMVDMVTAKTAYEANIKTIQVFKSMFNSALEI from the coding sequence ATGGATATGGATATTCTTAACACAGCCGGCAGCGCCTTAATCTCAGAGAGATTAAGAATGGATGTCATCGCAAGCAATCTTGCCAATGCCAATACCACTCATGATTCCAAAGGTGCAAACAATCCATACCAACGCAAGATAGTTCAATTTGAAACAATTTATGATCAAAAAACAGGTCTATCTAAGGGAGTCAATGTTGCATCAGTCACAGAAGACGGAAGTCCCTTAAAGCGAGTATATGAGCCTGGTCACCCAGACGCTGACGAGCAGGGCTATGTTGATTATCCAAACGTAAGCATAGAAAGAGAAATGGTCGACATGGTAACAGCCAAAACAGCATACGAAGCGAATATCAAAACTATTCAAGTATTCAAAAGTATGTTCAATTCGGCACTGGAGATTTAA
- the fliF gene encoding flagellar basal-body MS-ring/collar protein FliF, translating into MAEAIDNDNEQQEAQINPPQESFSNTSGIFGSMMSTKNMILIAVILLTVLFLIGRVLFTPKYQTVFSNLAQSDAAAISAHLEKEKIKFKISPDGTAVQVAGMSVPKLRLELASKGLPRGSGVGFEIFDKTNINISDFNQKINYNRALEGELSRTISSLDSIKSAKVHLAISKKSIFKDQNNDSKASVIINPEFGAKLSEEQIKGIQHLVASAVEGLETDYVQITDQEGNALVKPNDKDSLEQNKTANNDVKLRSYEKKLEKELIEMLSPILGAGNVLVNITAEMNFDESEMNIELFSPTIGEDGQKAEPVVRSEKTSQERYKNEKPNNFGTAGTQNNMPSFVKNGEPRPTEKDYNKEDKTKNYEISKSVERIRKASGLLKKLSVAVVVNKELSPSERSTLRQTVQVAAGLNLERGDQVIVTGIRFSSTPYSDIASQEAQKHLSQMEKEAKIKKYLSLALILAVGVAMSLVLLFSLTIGIDNSRAKEIDNILDEEEIPMLKRIDNRIQEAEEAYTRQLSLEGNRSVGAMKDGLSQMAMQDPKTIARGLQAYMND; encoded by the coding sequence ATGGCAGAAGCGATAGACAACGATAACGAACAACAAGAAGCGCAAATAAACCCACCACAAGAAAGCTTTTCTAACACTAGTGGAATCTTTGGCTCAATGATGAGCACGAAAAACATGATTCTTATAGCCGTCATTTTACTTACTGTTTTATTTCTGATAGGCAGGGTCTTATTTACACCAAAATATCAAACCGTATTCAGCAATCTAGCACAATCAGATGCAGCTGCAATTAGCGCACATCTTGAAAAAGAAAAGATCAAATTCAAAATCTCACCAGATGGCACAGCAGTTCAAGTAGCCGGGATGTCAGTCCCCAAACTGAGACTAGAACTTGCTTCCAAAGGACTACCAAGAGGTAGCGGAGTTGGCTTTGAAATCTTTGATAAAACAAATATCAATATTTCTGACTTTAATCAAAAAATCAATTACAACAGAGCGCTTGAAGGCGAACTTTCTCGAACCATTAGCTCATTAGACTCAATTAAGTCAGCTAAAGTACACCTAGCAATCTCCAAAAAAAGTATCTTTAAAGATCAAAACAATGATTCTAAGGCTTCTGTAATCATCAATCCAGAATTTGGAGCAAAACTAAGCGAGGAACAAATCAAAGGTATTCAACATCTAGTAGCAAGTGCCGTAGAAGGACTAGAAACAGACTACGTACAAATCACTGACCAAGAAGGCAACGCACTAGTCAAACCAAATGATAAGGATTCTTTAGAACAAAACAAAACAGCTAATAATGACGTGAAACTCAGGTCTTATGAAAAAAAACTTGAAAAAGAATTAATAGAGATGCTCTCTCCAATTCTAGGAGCTGGTAATGTATTAGTAAATATCACAGCTGAAATGAACTTTGATGAGTCTGAAATGAATATCGAACTTTTCTCACCAACCATTGGTGAAGACGGACAAAAAGCCGAACCGGTAGTGAGAAGCGAAAAAACTAGTCAAGAAAGATACAAAAATGAGAAACCAAACAACTTTGGAACAGCAGGCACCCAAAACAATATGCCGAGTTTTGTAAAAAATGGTGAACCAAGACCAACAGAAAAAGACTACAACAAAGAAGACAAAACCAAAAACTATGAAATTAGTAAGTCAGTTGAAAGAATCCGCAAAGCCAGTGGACTACTCAAAAAACTATCTGTAGCAGTAGTTGTAAACAAAGAATTGTCCCCTTCTGAAAGAAGTACTCTAAGACAAACGGTACAAGTCGCAGCTGGTTTAAACCTAGAGAGAGGAGACCAAGTAATCGTAACGGGAATCCGTTTCTCTTCTACCCCATACTCTGATATTGCAAGTCAAGAGGCTCAAAAACATCTCTCGCAAATGGAAAAAGAAGCCAAGATCAAAAAATACTTGTCTCTTGCATTAATTCTTGCTGTAGGAGTAGCTATGTCACTAGTCTTGCTCTTCTCATTAACCATCGGAATTGACAATAGTAGAGCAAAAGAAATTGACAACATCCTTGATGAAGAAGAAATCCCAATGCTTAAAAGAATTGACAACCGTATACAAGAAGCGGAAGAAGCCTACACTAGACAACTATCGCTAGAAGGAAATAGAAGTGTTGGTGCCATGAAAGATGGACTGTCACAAATGGCAATGCAAGACCCTAAGACCATTGCACGAGGTCTTCAAGCCTACATGAACGATTAA